Proteins co-encoded in one Bacteroidota bacterium genomic window:
- a CDS encoding PDZ domain-containing protein, producing MNNPRHRLTIYLPLILSLVLVAGILTGLKLAPVSMFNKNVISFRSEHYNKVNDIINYILQDYVDSITRNNLTENAIQGILDELDPHSQYIPAEQLVEVNEQLMGNFEGIGIQFRIEDDSILVIHTIDGGPSEKVGIMGGDRIVKINDSLVAGTGLTDRDAVKLLKGPRGSEVAVSIYRRSMPELMEFNITRDVIPSFSVDVSYMVNDTTGFIKLNRFSATTFTEFNDALKTLINSGMKHLILDLRGNTGGYLQAAIEISDEFLEENQLIVFTKGKNRPGNYSYATKKGRFHKGRLVIIIDEGSASASEIVAGAVQDNDRGSIVGRRSFGKGLVQEQLNLPDGSALRLTVARYYTPTGRCIQRPYQNGKEEYYHEFLERVNNDSIIDTTFVDTLEYRTTAGRIVYGGGGIMPDVIVPERIQKEQQFLNKLARKGLIHQFTLHYVDNHRKDLQQYDNVDSFIHSYQVSDNLFREFIRFASDKGAKPDKELSISQKKEIKIFLKAFIGRYLYDDKGFYPIYHQIDESFQKALEIIDSGDTLLVIN from the coding sequence ATGAATAATCCAAGACATAGACTAACGATTTATCTTCCACTAATTCTCTCTTTGGTTCTTGTCGCCGGCATTTTAACCGGTTTGAAGCTTGCACCGGTCTCAATGTTTAATAAAAATGTGATTTCATTCAGGTCGGAACATTATAACAAGGTAAATGATATAATCAACTATATCCTTCAGGATTATGTAGATTCCATCACCAGAAACAATCTAACAGAAAATGCAATCCAGGGTATCCTTGATGAATTGGATCCTCACTCACAATATATTCCTGCCGAACAACTCGTTGAAGTAAATGAACAACTCATGGGTAATTTTGAGGGAATCGGCATTCAGTTCCGTATTGAGGATGATTCCATTTTAGTAATACATACTATCGACGGTGGTCCTTCTGAGAAAGTAGGAATTATGGGAGGAGACAGAATAGTGAAGATTAACGATTCCCTTGTGGCCGGAACCGGGCTTACCGACAGAGACGCAGTTAAACTTCTCAAAGGGCCGCGTGGCTCGGAGGTTGCAGTCAGCATTTACCGAAGAAGTATGCCTGAATTGATGGAATTCAATATCACCAGGGATGTAATACCATCATTCAGTGTTGATGTTTCATATATGGTCAATGATACAACAGGATTCATCAAATTAAACCGATTCTCTGCCACAACTTTTACAGAATTTAACGATGCGTTGAAAACCCTTATAAATTCAGGCATGAAGCATCTTATCCTGGATTTGAGAGGAAATACAGGAGGATATCTTCAGGCCGCAATAGAAATCTCAGATGAATTCCTGGAAGAAAACCAACTTATTGTTTTTACTAAAGGTAAGAACCGACCCGGTAATTATTCCTATGCCACGAAAAAAGGAAGATTTCATAAGGGCAGGCTTGTTATAATAATTGATGAGGGTTCAGCATCTGCCAGTGAAATTGTTGCAGGGGCGGTTCAGGATAATGACAGGGGTAGCATAGTAGGAAGACGTTCTTTTGGTAAAGGACTTGTTCAGGAGCAACTTAACCTTCCGGATGGTTCAGCTTTGCGCCTGACCGTCGCACGTTATTATACACCAACAGGCCGGTGTATCCAAAGACCTTACCAGAACGGTAAAGAAGAATATTATCATGAATTCCTGGAACGGGTAAACAATGATAGCATTATTGATACCACTTTTGTTGACACACTTGAATACCGGACAACAGCCGGTAGAATAGTGTATGGCGGTGGCGGTATCATGCCTGACGTAATCGTTCCGGAAAGGATACAAAAAGAACAGCAATTTCTTAATAAACTGGCAAGGAAAGGTTTAATTCATCAGTTTACATTGCATTACGTTGATAACCACAGGAAAGATCTTCAACAATACGATAACGTTGATTCTTTTATCCATTCCTATCAGGTTAGTGACAATTTGTTCCGGGAATTTATACGCTTTGCATCTGATAAAGGGGCGAAACCGGATAAAGAGCTTTCCATCAGTCAGAAAAAGGAAATTAAAATTTTCCTGAAAGCATTCATAGGACGTTATTTATATGACGACAAAGGATTTTATCCCATATATCACCAGATCGATGAATCCTTTCAAAAAGCTCTGGAAATAATTGATTCAGGAGATACCTTGTTAGTAATCAATTAA
- the msrB gene encoding peptide-methionine (R)-S-oxide reductase MsrB → MIVVIRKKMKRTFFFAVIFLILTGLSNATLSQEKRIKKNQHTNESMSNKIIKPEEEWKTILTPLEYHILREKGTERPFTGKFYLHKETGIYHCNACGNELFRSETKFDAGCGWPSFYEPINRNSIIERLDTSHGMIRTEVICARCESHLGHVFNDGPNPTGLRYCINSVSLGFDEEEGERQTDQ, encoded by the coding sequence ATGATTGTTGTTATAAGAAAGAAAATGAAAAGAACATTCTTTTTTGCTGTTATTTTTTTAATCCTGACTGGGTTAAGTAATGCTACCCTGAGTCAGGAAAAAAGGATAAAGAAAAATCAACATACCAATGAGTCTATGAGTAATAAGATCATTAAACCGGAGGAAGAATGGAAAACTATTCTTACCCCTCTTGAATATCATATACTTAGGGAAAAAGGTACTGAAAGGCCTTTTACAGGGAAATTTTACCTGCATAAAGAAACTGGAATATATCATTGCAATGCTTGCGGGAATGAATTGTTCCGTTCAGAAACCAAGTTCGATGCAGGATGTGGTTGGCCTAGTTTCTATGAGCCTATTAACAGGAACAGCATCATAGAACGCCTGGATACCAGCCATGGAATGATCCGTACTGAAGTCATTTGTGCCCGTTGTGAAAGTCATCTTGGACATGTGTTTAATGATGGGCCCAATCCTACAGGATTACGTTACTGTATCAATTCCGTATCCCTTGGCTTTGATGAAGAGGAAGGCGAAAGACAGACAGATCAGTGA